The Lineus longissimus chromosome 2, tnLinLong1.2, whole genome shotgun sequence genome window below encodes:
- the LOC135483602 gene encoding E3 ubiquitin-protein ligase CHFR-like isoform X1, with protein sequence MASPGEPWAQLICSTNNDTDPIYISKDIFVIGRAKDCDLKITDNKLLSGKHCYIQRLSGGQVILHDTSTNGTLLNSKTKILKTGELLQHGDEFHVVYKKGAEESNLGYLFQDLEELRKEAADDTQEYDISELDQTVSDEIDCPEDMTPEGPKKRPAPESLVGKPSLKRIRSGDEGENAVRTSQKAGPSGAKCDILVEKVPETAKEGSKEELEKELVPERKTEETKEGETETDVKDDTCEKSVMKSDSDKTKAADCEEEDAMMETLMCIICQEILHDCISLQPCMHSFCSGCYSDWMKMSNECPSCRVKVDRINKNHIVNNLVEAYLKTNPDKKRPEEDIKELNEKNTITRDMLYPKGRRYSDNSDGSGGDDDDDDDDDGPRMPMLNPLSGLFAAPVLGGIRMFGAPPPPMNVCRQCPNYHAPVPNPPGAAVVAVPPVPGAAPALATGGPTATAANVGPAAAPDTPGDDAVPSTSGATGDNGRRDGATGGPRLKDEKVVPTPPNYVCHNNQNHAICLCCMQPMPDRRTDRVTDPTLPVQQCSICYRFYCHAYWGCTKGDCLGCIGRFRDMNFGKKGLAGLINDNAYESNVLKDYLESEEKSVRDMLQECVAKMERGTYTTVDSGRNHLNGDTATCYACGIRNFKELAYQYRRDIPASQLPAEVTRRADCYWGKNCRTQKNKPHHAQRFNHICDQLRTT encoded by the exons ATGGCATCACCTGGCGAGCCGTGGGCACAGTTGATATGCTCAACCAATAATGATACTGATCCAATATATATATCGAAAGATATATTTGTGATAGGAAGAGCAAAAG ACTGTGATCTCAAAATAACAGACAACAAGCTTCTCTCTGGAAAACACTGTTACATACAGAGGCTGAGTGGAGGTCAAGTCATCTTGCATGACACAAG CACAAATGGGACACTTCTTAACAGCAAAACTAAGATACTGAAAACA GGTGAACTCCTGCAGCATGGAGATGAATTTCATGTTGTCTACAAAAAAGGTGCAGAAGAAAGTA ATTTAGGGTATCTCTTTCAAGATCTGGAAGAACTGCGAAAAGAAGCCGCAGATGACACACAAGAATATGATATATCTGAACTCGATCAAACTGTTTCAG ATGAAATAGACTGTCCTGAAGATATGACTCCAGAGGGACCCAAGAAACGGCCTGCTCCG GAATCCCTTGTCGGTAAACCGTCACTaaaaagaatcagatcaggagATGAAGGAGAAAATGCTGTTCGTACATCTCAAAAAGCTGGTCCTTCTGGTGCAAAGTGTGACATATTGGTGGAGAAAGTACCAGAGACAGCAAAAGAAGGAAGCAAGGAAGAGTTAGAGAAGGAATTAGTGCCTGAGAGGAAGACAGAAGAAACCAAGGAAGGAGAAACTGAAACTGACGTGAAAGATGATACGTGTGAGAAGTCTGTGATGAAAAGTGACAGTGATAAAACAAAGGCAGCTGACTGTGAGGAGGAGGATGCGATGATGGAGACATTGATGTGTATCATTTGTCAGGAGATTCTCCATGACTGTATAAG TCTTCAACCATGCATGCATTCCTTCTGCTCCGGGTGCTATTCCGACTGGATGAAGATGTCCAATGAATGTCCCTCT TGTCGGGTCAAAGTGGATAGAATTAATAAAAACCACATTGTCAATAATCTTGTGGAAGCATATCTAAAGACTAACCCAG ACAAGAAAAGACCAGAAGAAGATATAAAAGAACTTAATGAGAAAAACACAATAACTAGAGATATG CTGTACCCTAAAGGCAGACGTTACAGTGACAACAGTGATGGTTCtggtggcgatgatgatgatgatgatgatgatgatggacctCGTATGCCTATGTTAAATCCACT CAGTGGTCTTTTTGCTGCTCCTGTGCTTGGTGGTATTCGGATGTTTGG TGCTCCTCCTCCGCCGATGAATGTCTGTCGACAATGTCCAAATTACCATGCACCGGTGCCTAATCCTCCTGGTGCAGCGGTGGTTGCTGTTCCTCCAGTTCCAGGTGCCGCCCCAGCTCTTGCGACAGGAGGGCCTACAGCAACTGCTGCTAATGTCGGACCAGCTGCTGCTCCTGATACTCCTGGGGATGATGCTGTCCCCTCGACATCAGGTGCTACTGGAG ATAATGGAAGAAGGGATGGTGCTACAGGGGGTCCACGACTGAAAGACGAGAAAGTCGTCCCAACGCCTCCTAACTACGTCTGTCACAATAACCAGAATCATGCCATCTGCTTGTGCTGTATGCAGCCGATGCCAGACAGGAGAACTGACAGGGTCACAGATCCAACTCTTCCTGTACAACAAT GTTCAATATGTTATCGCTTTTATTGTCATGCCTACTGGGGATGTACTAAAGGGGATTGTCTCGGCTGTATCGGTAGATTCAGAG ACATGAATTTCGGGAAAAAGGGTTTGGCCGGTCTTATAAATGACAATGCGTACGAATCAAATGTATTAAAG gaCTATCTTGAGTCTGAAGAAAAGTCAGTCAGGGACATGCTGCAGGAGTGTGTGGCAAAGATGGAGCGTGGAACATATACTACAGTTG ACTCTGGGAGAAATCATCTCAATGGTGACACAGCAACATGCTATGCATGTGGCATCAGGAACTTCAAGGAATTGGCGTACCAATATAGGCGCGACATACCGGCTTCCCAGCTTCCAGCTGAAGTCACCAGGCGAGCGGACTGCTACTGGGGCAAGAACTGTCGGACACAAAAGAATAAGCCTCACCATGCACA GAGATTTAACCACATATGTGATCAATTACGCACAACGTGA
- the LOC135483602 gene encoding E3 ubiquitin-protein ligase CHFR-like isoform X2, giving the protein MASPGEPWAQLICSTNNDTDPIYISKDIFVIGRAKDCDLKITDNKLLSGKHCYIQRLSGGQVILHDTSTNGTLLNSKTKILKTGELLQHGDEFHVVYKKGAEESNLGYLFQDLEELRKEAADDTQEYDISELDQTVSDEIDCPEDMTPEGPKKRPAPESLVGKPSLKRIRSGDEGENAVRTSQKAGPSGAKCDILVEKVPETAKEGSKEELEKELVPERKTEETKEGETETDVKDDTCEKSVMKSDSDKTKAADCEEEDAMMETLMCIICQEILHDCISLQPCMHSFCSGCYSDWMKMSNECPSCRVKVDRINKNHIVNNLVEAYLKTNPDKKRPEEDIKELNEKNTITRDMLYPKGRRYSDNSDGSGGDDDDDDDDDGPRMPMLNPLGLFAAPVLGGIRMFGAPPPPMNVCRQCPNYHAPVPNPPGAAVVAVPPVPGAAPALATGGPTATAANVGPAAAPDTPGDDAVPSTSGATGDNGRRDGATGGPRLKDEKVVPTPPNYVCHNNQNHAICLCCMQPMPDRRTDRVTDPTLPVQQCSICYRFYCHAYWGCTKGDCLGCIGRFRDMNFGKKGLAGLINDNAYESNVLKDYLESEEKSVRDMLQECVAKMERGTYTTVDSGRNHLNGDTATCYACGIRNFKELAYQYRRDIPASQLPAEVTRRADCYWGKNCRTQKNKPHHAQRFNHICDQLRTT; this is encoded by the exons ATGGCATCACCTGGCGAGCCGTGGGCACAGTTGATATGCTCAACCAATAATGATACTGATCCAATATATATATCGAAAGATATATTTGTGATAGGAAGAGCAAAAG ACTGTGATCTCAAAATAACAGACAACAAGCTTCTCTCTGGAAAACACTGTTACATACAGAGGCTGAGTGGAGGTCAAGTCATCTTGCATGACACAAG CACAAATGGGACACTTCTTAACAGCAAAACTAAGATACTGAAAACA GGTGAACTCCTGCAGCATGGAGATGAATTTCATGTTGTCTACAAAAAAGGTGCAGAAGAAAGTA ATTTAGGGTATCTCTTTCAAGATCTGGAAGAACTGCGAAAAGAAGCCGCAGATGACACACAAGAATATGATATATCTGAACTCGATCAAACTGTTTCAG ATGAAATAGACTGTCCTGAAGATATGACTCCAGAGGGACCCAAGAAACGGCCTGCTCCG GAATCCCTTGTCGGTAAACCGTCACTaaaaagaatcagatcaggagATGAAGGAGAAAATGCTGTTCGTACATCTCAAAAAGCTGGTCCTTCTGGTGCAAAGTGTGACATATTGGTGGAGAAAGTACCAGAGACAGCAAAAGAAGGAAGCAAGGAAGAGTTAGAGAAGGAATTAGTGCCTGAGAGGAAGACAGAAGAAACCAAGGAAGGAGAAACTGAAACTGACGTGAAAGATGATACGTGTGAGAAGTCTGTGATGAAAAGTGACAGTGATAAAACAAAGGCAGCTGACTGTGAGGAGGAGGATGCGATGATGGAGACATTGATGTGTATCATTTGTCAGGAGATTCTCCATGACTGTATAAG TCTTCAACCATGCATGCATTCCTTCTGCTCCGGGTGCTATTCCGACTGGATGAAGATGTCCAATGAATGTCCCTCT TGTCGGGTCAAAGTGGATAGAATTAATAAAAACCACATTGTCAATAATCTTGTGGAAGCATATCTAAAGACTAACCCAG ACAAGAAAAGACCAGAAGAAGATATAAAAGAACTTAATGAGAAAAACACAATAACTAGAGATATG CTGTACCCTAAAGGCAGACGTTACAGTGACAACAGTGATGGTTCtggtggcgatgatgatgatgatgatgatgatgatggacctCGTATGCCTATGTTAAATCCACT TGGTCTTTTTGCTGCTCCTGTGCTTGGTGGTATTCGGATGTTTGG TGCTCCTCCTCCGCCGATGAATGTCTGTCGACAATGTCCAAATTACCATGCACCGGTGCCTAATCCTCCTGGTGCAGCGGTGGTTGCTGTTCCTCCAGTTCCAGGTGCCGCCCCAGCTCTTGCGACAGGAGGGCCTACAGCAACTGCTGCTAATGTCGGACCAGCTGCTGCTCCTGATACTCCTGGGGATGATGCTGTCCCCTCGACATCAGGTGCTACTGGAG ATAATGGAAGAAGGGATGGTGCTACAGGGGGTCCACGACTGAAAGACGAGAAAGTCGTCCCAACGCCTCCTAACTACGTCTGTCACAATAACCAGAATCATGCCATCTGCTTGTGCTGTATGCAGCCGATGCCAGACAGGAGAACTGACAGGGTCACAGATCCAACTCTTCCTGTACAACAAT GTTCAATATGTTATCGCTTTTATTGTCATGCCTACTGGGGATGTACTAAAGGGGATTGTCTCGGCTGTATCGGTAGATTCAGAG ACATGAATTTCGGGAAAAAGGGTTTGGCCGGTCTTATAAATGACAATGCGTACGAATCAAATGTATTAAAG gaCTATCTTGAGTCTGAAGAAAAGTCAGTCAGGGACATGCTGCAGGAGTGTGTGGCAAAGATGGAGCGTGGAACATATACTACAGTTG ACTCTGGGAGAAATCATCTCAATGGTGACACAGCAACATGCTATGCATGTGGCATCAGGAACTTCAAGGAATTGGCGTACCAATATAGGCGCGACATACCGGCTTCCCAGCTTCCAGCTGAAGTCACCAGGCGAGCGGACTGCTACTGGGGCAAGAACTGTCGGACACAAAAGAATAAGCCTCACCATGCACA GAGATTTAACCACATATGTGATCAATTACGCACAACGTGA
- the LOC135483603 gene encoding complement component 1 Q subcomponent-binding protein, mitochondrial-like, with the protein MSLFLCRNVAKSVKNVLHRSPLSATSNTNGHSLPSRFRNGLESLVISRSIGWYMCSFSQDSALHCASKGRSAPVKTVKLSKTCAWNTCCSVHTENDRSLLAFLEENIKKEKDNSLPVNSSIKDFTVQTNGSEVKLIKHIEDEMVTVTFNVNHTVDNDMAAEFGEAKDDDDTPMVSMPSFVVDVKKDDRVLSICCSFTQDYPEDPSKEVQYADMMTIDEVGVHHGDWKEEIYSVSTMDDELYDKFLLMLEDRGIDEQFVEQYVNFSTSYEHKRYIGFLENLKEFVRN; encoded by the exons ATGTCATTATTTCTCTGTCGTAACGTTGCTAAAAGTGTAAAGAATGTCTTGCACCGGTCACCATTATCTGCTACCTCAAATACAAATGGTCATTCTTTACCGTCACGGTTTAGGAATGGTCTAGAATCCCTTGTTATTAGCCGTTCCATAGGGTGGTACATGTGTTCCTTCAGTCAAGACAGTGCATTGCACTGTGCAAGTAAGGGCAGGAGTGCTCCTGTAAAGACAGTGAAGTTGTCCAAGACTTGCGCATGGAACACATGTTGCTCAGTTCATACCGAGA ATGATAGAAGTTTACTTGCCTTCCTTGAGGAGAACATCAAAAAGGAAAAAGACAATAGCTTACCTGTGAATTCTTCGATTAAAGATTTTACAGTTCAGACCAATGGCTCAGAAGTCAAATTGATCAAACATATTGAAGATGAAAT GGTGACAGTCACTTTCAATGTGAATCACACAGTAGATAACGATATGGCAGCTGAGTTTGGAGAAgctaaagatgacgatgatacACCT ATGGTGTCAATGCCCTCTTTTGTTGTGGATGTGAAAAAGGACGATAGGGTGCTTTCAATATGCTGTAGCTTTACTCAAGATTACCCTGAAGATCCTTCGAAAGAAGTTCAGTACG CTGATATGATGACAATAGATGAGGTCGGGGTTCACCATGGAGATTGGAAAGAAGAAATATATTCTGTGTCAACTATGGATGAT gaaTTGTACGATAAATTCCTTCTGATGTTGGAAGACAGAGGTATTGATGAGCAATTTGTAGAGCAATATGTCAATTTCAGCACATCGTACGAGCATAAACGGTATATCGGATTCTTAGAAAATCTTAAGGAGTTTGttagaaattga
- the LOC135483604 gene encoding uncharacterized protein LOC135483604, with protein sequence MVKMKKGPKRPEKTKTKRKLSGVQKTKAQNPKKKKDPLKQQKIDAVFKKASHQASGYLSPQKKNRTVTKVPKSPMKKKRVVNERHHQSVDEDGFRMVQIKGNKTKGWKPVKKMTIDFVDKILKSVASLQDTTVASSARLEKQHILADLNKEILQKLKRVKVPGNKNYNYSTLKKQARDLEEEKVKKANKFSSIEKRIEHYDGLIQKTEDNVNEYEQFEEISNKGKEKLHPLLEDAYETQLNLQPLPEASSKLAIYKF encoded by the exons ATGGTCAAAATGAAGAAGGGTCCAAAGAGACCTgagaagacaaagacaaagagaaAG CTAAGTGGTGTGcagaagacaaaggcacaaAATCCTAAAAAGAAGAAAGACCCCCTGAAGCAACAGAAAATTGATGCTGTTTTTAAGAAGGCGTCTCATCAGGCAAGCGGTTATTTGTCTCCACAGAAAAAAAATAGGACCGTGACCAAAGTGCCCAAGTCCCCTATGAAAAAGAAAAGAG TTGTTAATGAAAGACACCACCAGAGCGTTGATGAAGATGGGTTCAGAATGGTACAGATAAAAGGCAACAAGACAAAAGGATGGAAGCCTGTCAAAAAAATGACAATTGATTTTGTGGATAAGATATTGAAGTCTGTTGCCAG CCTGCAAGATACAACAGTTGCAAGCAGTGCAAGACTGGAAAAGCAGCACATTCTGGCTGATCTCAATAAGGA AATTCTCCAGAAATTAAAAAGAGTGAAAGTTCCTGGCAACAAGAACTATAATTACTCAACCTTGAAGAAACAGGCA agagATTTAGAAGAAGAAAAGGTGAAAAAGGCAAACAAATTCAGCAGCATAGAAAAGCGTATTGAGCACTACGATGG GCTCATACAAAAAACGGAAGACAACGTGAATGAATATGAGCAGTTTGAAGAGATCAGCAATAAAGGCAAAGAAAAG CTACATCCCCTTTTAGAAGACGCTTATGAGACTCAGCTGAACCTTCAACCACTACCAGAGGCTTCTTCCAAGCTTGCGATTTACAAGTTCTAG